A region of the Polyodon spathula isolate WHYD16114869_AA chromosome 39, ASM1765450v1, whole genome shotgun sequence genome:
TATAAAGTGACAGGGTTGCGAAGGCTGCCTGTAAGCCGTTGGGTCGAGGCGTGGTTTCCAGAGCACGTGGCTCGCGAGATGTCCACTGCAAAGCTGCTTCAGTCTCCGTCCTTGATTTCCTGGAGCATATTAATCAGGTTCTCCACCCCGAAAATGTAGCCGCGATCGGGTCCCTCGTACGCGGTGTGGTTGGGTGTGGCACCCCTGTAGGTAGTGTGAGCAAAATCTATCATCCGGACGTCGACTCTGGGCGGGGTGCTGAAGGGGGAGCGGCCCGGGCTGTTGTTCTTGCCCTCGTAAATGAGGAGCAGGGAGCTGGAGTAGAAGCGGTAGGAGCCCTGGCGCTCGATGACTGCCCGCAGGGCACTAAGCTTCTGCAGGACCGGCTGGAGGAGCTCCCTCTTCAGCTGGAGCCCGTCGTGCAGGTACTGGTACAGGGCCTGCCGGAAGCCCTCCGCCGTCAGCGTCCGCCCGTCATACTTGTTCCTGCACAGGAAATGGCCGGTGGTTGCCTGGTAGACCTGAGGAAGACAACTGCTTAAGGTCAGACACAAAGAAGGGAGCACTGGAATCTTAAAGATTGCCACTACTGCTTTAGCATATCACGCCCCCTTATTTTTAATTAGAGATGTGCAAGGAAATCTGAGTACTGCCTCACCTTTGAACCCCTTCAGGTAGACATACACAAGGAATTGGGCAGCTGTGCAAATGATTTCTTCTTCAAATGCACCTCATTGCGAAAAGAAACTTACGGGGGCAAGTTTACCCCCATTGTCTTCATATAAAAAAATTCGCATCCATAAATCTCTACTTTGCctatataaactgtttttttttttagtgactaAAGCTGTGCATCTTTTAGAAAGGAGATGTGTGCCTCTCAAGGGTGCCCCCCCTTGCTCAGTCTGGACTCTACCTGCATGCCGCCCAGCCTCAGGCCCAGCGAGGAGGAGGTGCTCTGCTCACACTTCTTCATGTGGCGCCTCTTCTTCTCCTCCGAGGCGTCCTCACCATGCTGCCGCGTGCCCATCTTCAGGTCCAGGATGCAGGGTAGCTGGAACGCGGATGCCACGTTCTCCAGTAGCAGGAATTCTGAGGCTGCGGTCAAGGAATATGGCAATGCTGCAGTGCCCTCTAGTGGAGCTACACAGAATGGGTCTCACCTGCAAATCAACAACCaggggctggtttcacaaagcaGTCCGTGGTAGCAGTCTGCTAAATCCAATTCACttttccattaaaataataataataataataataataacacatgtatCTTTTAATCGTATAGACTTGCTAAGGATTGTACTTTCTGAAATAACAATGCAAGCTAACAGTCTGCTAAGTGCTAGCGGTGCTTTGTGAAACTAGTCGCTGACTGCTGCTGGTCCTAATgttaaaatggggggggggggggggggggggggggggtaattaaacagatatatatattatgggtAGTGTAAATCAAGCAAAGGGCTCAGGATACTGTAGGGCGCGTTGTCTTTGCTGACTGAGGACATGCGTGTGAGCTGGGCGCGGTGG
Encoded here:
- the LOC121304726 gene encoding inositol hexakisphosphate kinase 1-like isoform X1 produces the protein MVLLEGAELDETRTRVRLEPFAHQVGGHTSIMHYDETTLCKPLFSQEQVFYESLPADMKPFTPQYRGLISVYLEKDSRGHISLVACPQNDNESPAQESPVATRRTQQRAKTSCAAEHKPAREGPLLDRTCNDSRSSVCGTETGKGKQDTSFHMKDPNGNESATPERSSHNPWALHCHRAQLTRMSSVSKDNAPYKFLLLENVASAFQLPCILDLKMGTRQHGEDASEEKKRRHMKKCEQSTSSSLGLRLGGMQVYQATTGHFLCRNKYDGRTLTAEGFRQALYQYLHDGLQLKRELLQPVLQKLSALRAVIERQGSYRFYSSSLLLIYEGKNNSPGRSPFSTPPRVDVRMIDFAHTTYRGATPNHTAYEGPDRGYIFGVENLINMLQEIKDGD
- the LOC121304726 gene encoding inositol hexakisphosphate kinase 1-like isoform X2, encoding MVLLEGAELDETRTRVRLEPFAHQVGGHTSIMHYDETTLCKPLFSQEQVFYESLPADMKPFTPQYRGLISVYLEKDSRGHISLVACPQNDNESPAQESPVATRRTQQRAKTSCAAEHKPAREGPLLDRTCNDRSSVCGTETGKGKQDTSFHMKDPNGNESATPERSSHNPWALHCHRAQLTRMSSVSKDNAPYKFLLLENVASAFQLPCILDLKMGTRQHGEDASEEKKRRHMKKCEQSTSSSLGLRLGGMQVYQATTGHFLCRNKYDGRTLTAEGFRQALYQYLHDGLQLKRELLQPVLQKLSALRAVIERQGSYRFYSSSLLLIYEGKNNSPGRSPFSTPPRVDVRMIDFAHTTYRGATPNHTAYEGPDRGYIFGVENLINMLQEIKDGD
- the LOC121304726 gene encoding inositol hexakisphosphate kinase 1-like isoform X3: MKDPNGNESATPERSSHNPWALHCHRAQLTRMSSVSKDNAPYKFLLLENVASAFQLPCILDLKMGTRQHGEDASEEKKRRHMKKCEQSTSSSLGLRLGGMQVYQATTGHFLCRNKYDGRTLTAEGFRQALYQYLHDGLQLKRELLQPVLQKLSALRAVIERQGSYRFYSSSLLLIYEGKNNSPGRSPFSTPPRVDVRMIDFAHTTYRGATPNHTAYEGPDRGYIFGVENLINMLQEIKDGD